In Saccharomyces eubayanus strain FM1318 chromosome X, whole genome shotgun sequence, the genomic window AATACTATCGTGGGATCCTACAGACCCAGACGAATGGACAATGAACCGCGTCACTTCATGGTTTAAATTTCATGATTTCCCGGAATCCTGGATaactttcttcaaaaaacatCAATTGTCAGGCCATAGGTTCATTAAGCTACTTGCATATGAGAATTTTGCTGTTTATGAGAAGTATTTGCCACAGACGAAGACCGCTTCATATACCAGGTTTCAACagttattgaaaaagacaatGACCAAGAATGTAACAAATAGCCACATTCGTCAAAAAAGCGCAAGCAAATTGAGGGGTTCCAGATCCTCTAGTGAATCAATTAAATCAAAATTTAAAAGTAGTAGATCGCAAGAAGATATTTCGAATTCAAGGTCAACTTCAGAGTCGGCATTAAGCCCAACAAAATCAGGTCCCTCCAAGACagatgaaaagaattttttacATTCCACGCAAACCCATCAAAAGACTAAAAGTGCAAGTGCTTTATACAGAAGAAGCTTTATATCTCTAAGAGGCTCATCATCAACTAATGACTCCTCAATAAAGTCGCcttcaaatatcaaattaAGTATACCGGCTCGGCCACATTCAATTATTGAACCTAACAACACGCTCACCAAGTCAGCTAGCCCACCTGCGTCCCCTTCATACCCTAGCATTTTTAGAAGACACCACAAAAGTAGTTCATCAGAATCTTCACTATTAAACTCTCTTTTTGGTACCGGAATAGGCGAGGAACCATCAACTAGGCCTAATTCACAGGGCCATAGCATCTCTAGCGAAAACCTGGCTAAAGTGAAAACTAAACACTATGAAACCAATGTTTCCTCACCTTTAAAACAATCTTCGTTACACACTTCAGATGATAAGGGAAATTTATggaacaaattcaaaagaaaaagtcaaaTAGGAGCTCCAAGTTTAAACGCAGCTCCTCATATGGCTCTTCAGGCGACCCCATCATTAAAATCAAGCTCAAGTACTACCACTTTAACCACACAAACCACACAAACCACACAAACCACACAAACCACACAAATCAACGAATTACCTGTACAGTCATCATCACCGTCACCGTCGCTAATATCCAAAAATGTGAATGAAAATTTAGAGGCCATGAGCACGGAAGGTGTATATGAACGCCCTTCAACAGCAGCACCTTCTAGATTAGGTCCTGATTATTACAACTCAGACGAGGTAATTCCACAGCCAGCAAAAAGTCATCCTTATAGTgtaaaaaactttttgctagaacaaaaattttatcCTATGAAGAAGACCACATTTGGTGGTAGCGATAATAAGTATGTCTTGGTTACTAAAGATAACTGGCATTTTGTTCCAGTAAATTTACAGAATGTGACAAGTTTATATAGTTTTAAGGAGTCTGCCCTCTCAAAACTGGGAATAAGTCATAAAAACGTCACGTTCCATATGACAGATTTTGATTGCGAAATTGGAGCAGCTCTTCCTGATGATACTttagaatttttaaagaaaagtcTATTTCTGAACacatctgaaaaaatctaTGTCAAGGATCAAACAAAACTTCTGCAGAAATCGAAGTCTATTGCTCATAATTCAGAAAACCATGCTCCCTTAAAATCCgtgaaaagtaaaagcTCAATGAGATCAGGAACAAGTAGTTTGATAGCATCAACTGATGATGTCTCCATTGTCACATCTTCATCTGATATAACGTCGTTTGATGAGCACGCCTCAGGTACCGGGCGTAGATATCCACAAACTCCAAGCTACTACTACGATAGAGTTCCCAATACGAGCACAAATGAAGAGTTAAATTACTGGAATATTAAGGAGGTTCTTTCTCACGAGGAAACTGCACCAAAAATGGTATTCAAAACAAGTCCAAAATTGGAACTCAGCCTGCCAGACAAAGCAAACAAACTGAAAATCCCAACGCCCATcacagaaaatgaaagtaAGAGTAGCTTCCAAGTACTAAGGAAAGACGAAGGGGCCGAAATCGATTTCAACCATCGCAGAGAATCGCCTTATACAAAACCGGAATTAGCACCGAAAAGAGAGGCTCCCAAACCTCCAACAAATACTTCTCCTCAAAGGTCACTGCCTAGTTCTAAACAGAATAATACAATGCGCCTAATGAGGGCAAGTACAAAAATTTCGAGAAGCAAACGATCCAAACCCTTGCCACCTCAACTACTATCATCCCCTGTAGAGGCTAGTAGTTCGTCTCCTGATTCCGTCACTTCTTCTTACACCCCTGCTTCAACACATGTTTTAATTCCCCAACCATATAAGGGTGCAAACGATGCCATGCGCAGATTAAAAACAGAGCAAGACTCCACGAGCACATCCCCATCcttgaaaatgaaacagaaaGTGAATCGATCAAATTCAACGGTATCTACTTCAAACTCAATCTTCTATTCCCCCTCACCTTTAttaaaaagaggaaattcaaaaagagtTGTTTCTTCCACGTCTGCAGCCGAcatatttgaagaaaatgatataaCATTCGCGGATGCGCCGCCGTTATCTGAggacgatgatgaaagTGATAACAACGACTCTAGCTCCTCCGACGATATTATATGgtccaaaaagaaaaatggcaTCGAGGataaagaaagcaaaaaggatgaaaaagatgataatgattCCACGCATTctgatgaaatattttatgATTCTGAAATGCAAGACACcgtagaaagaaaaatgactTTTAGACCATCTCCAGAAGTTGTTTACcagaatttggaaaaattctttCCTAGGGCTAACCTCGATAAGCCAATAACTGAAGGAATAGCCTCCCCTACGTCCCCAAAGTCTTTAGACAGTTTACTTTCCACAAAGAGCGTAACCTCACCCAGAACTGATCCGAGCACGCCTTCTCGTCCTATACCTCCAGATATCCTCAACAATTCGTATGAGCTAATCCAGGATAGTATTAGCAATAGAAATAAATCATTGAATCAAACTAAAGCTCCTAAAAGGACAAAAACTATAAGAACAATTGCTCATGAAGCTAGCCTAGCGAGGAAAAAATCTGTTAAATTAAAAAGACAGAATACTAAAATGTGGGGTACAAGAATGGTTGAAGTGACCGAGAACCATATGGTATCAATTAATAAAGCAAAGAATTCAAAGGGTGAATATAAAGAGTTTGCTTGGATGAAAGGTGAGATGATAGGGAAGGGATCTTTCGGTGCTGTTTATTTATGTTTAAACGTTACTACAGGTGAAATGATGGCTGTTAAACAGGTTGAAGTTCCCAAATATAGCTCTCAAAATGAAGCTATTTTAAGCACTGTGGAAGCACTAAGATCTGAAGTTTCCACTTTAAAAGATTTGGACCATTTGAATATTGTTCAATATCTaggttttgaaaataaaaatagtaTCTACAGTTTATTTCTAGAATATGTTGCAGGTGGGTCTGTGGGATCTTTAATTAGAATGTATGGAAGGTTTGATGAACCATTAATCAAACATTTGACAACACAAGTGTTGGAAGGTCTGGCATATTTGCACTCTAAAGGTATTCTTCACAGAGACATGAAAGCGGACAATTTGCTTTTGGATCAAGACGGTATCTGTAAAATCAGCGATTTTggtatttcaagaaaatctaaGGATATATACTCTAATTCAGACATGACCATGCGAGGGACCGTCTTCTGGATGGCTCCAGAAATGGTTGACACAAAGCAAGGCTACAGTGCGAAAGTTGATATATGGTCTTTGGGATGCATAGTTCTAGAAATGTTTGCTGGTAAGCGTCCATGGTCGAACCTAGAAGTTGTTGCTGCAATGTTCAAAATTGGGAAGTCCAAATCTGCTCCGCCAATCCCTGAGGATACTTTACCATTAATAACACATGTTGGACGAAGCTTTTTAGACGCTTGTTTTGAGATTGATCCAGAGAAAAGGCCCACCGCGACTAAACTTTTGTCGCATAAATTCAGTGAAGTAGATGTAACATTTGATTTTAAATCAACCAGGCTAGCGAAGTTTATAAAGTCAAATGATAAACTaaactcttcaaaattgAGAATAACCTCTcaggaaaataaaactgCATAGCCAGAAGTATGAGCTATGCTAAACACGATTAGTACATATGCAATATAAGAACTGGGTATAgatgaaataaaacaagaataataaaatatcaGCACCTTAGCTAGCATCTGTCAGGCGAAAAGTGATGCACAACAAGCGTATCAAAGCGACGATTCGATCCTTCAAATATGGCTGCCCTTACCTCCTCACTAAATGGctcattttcatcaaaaagaTCTTCCCCAATAATAAATGTAGTCTCTTCTATATCAGCTAAAGCGGTTGCAGATAAACCTATGTCAAGGACTGTCTCAATGAAAGACGACCTTTCAATCGTATCTTGAGGACTCTTGGTTCCAAATGGAATTTCTACAATCTGAACCGTAGATTCATTTAGCCACTCATGTTCGGCAAAAGTAGCCAACAAATCTCTTGTGAAATCTGTATTTTGACcgttaatgaaaatactaCAGGAAGCgttatcattattgaaACCGTCTCTATAGCATATCAATAAAAGGAGATATAATCCAAGATAATCTGATGGTGTCAGATATGGTTTTGCAAGCAACAAACTAAACcgctttttcttgaaacGATCAGCGTTCAATCTGCCATaagtatttgaaatttgaatAGCAAAATTGGCTTTGAGTGTCTGGAAAatagatttgaaaaaggcaGACGATAGCTCGTTCAAACCTAAAAGATGAGAATAAATATGATCAAAGTTTACATATTTTTCGTCAGTAAGAACTGGGCTTCCTCTATACTCATATGAGGCGCCCTTCAAGGGCAATAATACCAAATCCGTAGGATTCATTTTCATAGTTGCAATATTCGCTGCTTTTTCCCGTGTGGTAGAGAATATTACTTCACTCGAAAATGGCATGTTGCTTAGATGTGAGAAAATATCGAAAATTTGCAATAATGAATCGGTGTTCGCAGTAAAATGCGGATCGTCATTATATAAGGAAGATGATTGCAACAGATCAGTAGTGCGTTCAGTGAGCAACCGTAAGTGGATGGCTTTTAAGGCTGTGATCCCTTCAAATGCCCCTGAATTTTCATCTATAACACTTAAGTTTGTGTCTATATCGTCAATGCTCTTAGACCAAATGTgaaccatttttttgattttaaatGTGTTCGATTTTGATGTAGAATCAGTAGCAGTTGTAGTTCTGCTCAAGGAAGTCTCATTTTTCTGCCTGCTACTTCTGGCTTTAGGGGAAGATCCCAAAGATAAGTaattcaataatttcaaagaCGGAGAAATCGCTTCTGTAGTATTTATTACAGTGACCAATTCACCAATGCTATATTTACTAACATCTGTCAATGAATTCAATTGCGTGTTAAATTCAGATTTATTAACACTTTCAGAGTTAGATACACTCACCGTCCCGTCACCTTCCTCAGATTTCGCCAAGTATTTACGAACTTCTTCTCGGTAAGAATCTGGATAAACAAGCAGCGTCATAGGAGTAGTAACAAAAGTAGAAACTAAAGCCATTAGAACAAACATACCAAATACTTTTTTACTGATAATGCCTGCATTCAAACCAACAGTTAAGACAACAATTTCAACGATACCTTTACAGGACATCAAAACACCAGCAGCGGCAGATTCCCTCCAGAACAAGCCACTAAGTTTAGCCATGAGGGTACCAGAAACAAGTTTAGTGGATATCGCAATACCAATTGTTGCAAAAACATAAGCCCAGTCTCTACCTTGGTTTAGCAAAGTCAGATCAACGTTCAAACCGGCAACAGCAAAATAAATCGGAATGAACACGATATTTGGAATGTCTTCCATTCTTTCTGTCAGTTTAACAACATAATGATCGTCTCTAGGCACAACCAGACCGGCGATGAAGGCACCAAAAATGGGGTGAACTCCAATTATATCTGTGAAATAAGCAGAAATAAACATGATGAATAGGATGCACATTGTCGCTAGCGGTGAGGGTTTACTTCTGTCTAATTCATGAGTTTTTATTAAAATCCGTCTTAGCAAGTActttaaaggaaaaaaatatattaaaaaccACGCTAATATGATAAGCAGAATGTAAACTGTATTAACCGGACTCCCTTCTGAACTTGAAAGAATGATACTCAATGCTAGTAGAATCCAACCAACTATATCGTTAATTATACCTGCCGCAAGAACAACAATCCCTGCTCTATCCTTGATTAAACGCAATTCGTTCAAAATACGACATAAGACGGGGAAGGCTGTAACAGAGATAGAGACAGCTATGAATACCATAAATactgaaaatttgatatgCCTTGCGCCTTCTGTTTTGTTCGCATAGGCATTGAATAAAGGAATTGCTAATAAACAACCAAAACCGAATGGCACCGCCAAAGTAGTTAGGCCGATCGCGAGTGCTTTCTTCAAGTGCTTTTGAATGAAGGCAATATCCACTTCTAAACCCAAAAAGAACATAAACAATATTATACCCAAATTCGCGATTAAATTCAACCCCGGGATCGATGATGGTGGGAATATTGTCTTCGTGTAGTTTGGAATTTGGCCAAATACGGTAGGCCCTAAAATAACACCTGCTATGACTTCAGAGATAACCTTAGGCTGCCTCATCATCGAAAAGGGGATATGGACCAAATTGCACACCAATAATATAAGGCATGCCTGAAAGAGGAATAGCGTTAATGGTGAACTAGCGTTGTAATGGAACGGGTTCACACCTGATAAAACGCCCCCAATAGTGTTTGCCATTTGATTGGATGTAGCCGACTTTGCtaatatatttcaaatcaCTGTAGGTATTGTTTAATACTGTTCTCTCTTTATAATTGATATATGTATGTCGTGCTGCTTTTTAAAAGTTGGtcgcttttttttaagcCCAGCCACACGAAAGCGGGTGCAAGTGCAAAGCACTTCCATGGGATACAAACGTGCCGtctttattattgataCGCTTGGATATAATTATTTAAAGAGTACATCTGTAGAAACCTACAGTAGAATATAAAACAATGCATGAAAATCTGATAAAGTTAAAGTGTCTTTCTATGATCACCAAAATTGCCTCTCTTGGCGATGACCTTGTATAGctcttcgtcttcaacCAGGTTGCCGACCAGCTCTTCTATGTTTTTAAATAGGGTCATAAAGGCAAAGTGAGGTTCATTTAATGGAAACCTGAGGGGTGTGTCGGGCGATATCCAGAATTCTGGGCCCCTTGTATACCCCTCGACATCCGGAGCGTTTCTCAAATGCAGTTGGCGAATGTACGACCAATCCGAAAAGGTAAGCGTGTAATCTTTATTCAATAGGCATATCCGGtgtaattttttcacaGCTTTAAGTAATATTTGTAATTTCTTTAGGTTGCTGGCTTCAGAATCGCCTAGCGCGTATTCTGCAGAAGAAACGTACTCCAAAGGAAATATACCCTCTGGACTAGTTGCTTTTGATAAAGTAGATAATGATTCCTGTGGAGTTGCCGGAGGAGATGTTACCCCAGTATCACTGTCACCTGAAATTTCGTCACCATCCTCTGAAATGTCACAGGATTGTGAGCTTGTCGGGGTCTCTCCCACGTTATCCCCACTAGTATCGGATTCCTCGAAAATTTCACCCGTGTTCACCATAAAGGAGAGTGCTCTTTGGCGCCCATTAAAAACGATGGACttgattttattattaAAGGAGTCACCAATCTTGATATCCAGGGACGTGGAAATGTCAAACAACAAGTCACCCACTGTAGATAGTATAGCACCCATCAATGGCACGGCACCCAATGCCCATATAACGAAAAAAGCGCGACCTGCACCAGACTTGGGAGCAAAATCGCCGTACCCGATGGTTAATAAGCATAAGaagcaaaaatatatacaatTAAAATATGACCAATCCtctgaaaatttgaagacgAGAGCTCCCAACAACCAAAAAACCATGAAGATGGCTAGCGTGACAGACAATGAAAACCAATGTTGCCTCCTCGTGGCCGTCCTGCGGATACATTTCATCAAATTAAACGCTTCCTTTTGAGATGATATTTTGTTACCGTCCATATAGCGTTTCCAAGCTTTGGACCTCCCGCTTTCAACCctatgaaaaaagaaaatgggtCCAGACGATTTTTGGATAATTGATCTTGTCATAAATACGATTAACCCCATTATAACAACCCCGGTTAACGAAAAGATTAAAACCATGATCTTGGCAGCCACCGTTTTGGGTAAGATGTCGCCCAATCCTACAGTTAATAATGACACAGTACAGAAATAGAGCGAATTCCCATACGTAATGTGTAACAGAGCGCTAAACATACCTCCACCCCAAATTAACCATATAGACAGGAGCACGGTGAATGCCATAATACTCCTTTCGTTGGGTAAAAGATTAAATGTCGGAGGGTATTTTTGTAACTTGTAACCAATAAAATGCACCGCCAAAATGATAGTACAGATAAGATACAAACCAGAACTGTAACAGGCAAACCAGAATCCAATAGTCTTTTTGTAATAACTGGACATTTCGTGTGAGGAGCATACAATCACATCCACCAAAAGCATGCCACCGGCTAGTGTCCAACCGGTGATATTGATCATCTGGGATTTCAGATACGTCAGTTTCCTGCTAAAATGCAGCATCAAAACAATATTAGACGTGACCCCAAAGATTAAGGACAAAATATTGACAGCGAAGATACCGGGGGGGTCAAAAACCGTTTTAACCTGGTTCATTACAGCGTCCGTGTCGCTACTCTGTGAGTTCATCACCACAGAGTTGCTCCTCACGGATCTCCATTTTTCCACCACGCAGGCTATCGAGATGGTGTTAGCCACCGGGCCCAGACACGCAACAATAACGGGAAAATAGCACGAAACCACAAaccaaaagacaaagaaggTCGACGAAGGGTCTGCGTTGATGATACTGACCCTTTCATTTCGAAATCGTAATGACTCCTTTAGTTCCTCTGCGCCAATACGATCGGCTTCTCTCATTGTAGCATCTGGACGTGGTTCAACAACCTGAGGCTGGCTCCCATGATCCGGTCTCTCCATACTACCATATCCCGGTGTCTCCTTTTGGCATCGACGTCTAAAAACTTTGCATGCTTCCGAAGAGAGGTTGTAATGAGAAGGAATTTATTCCTTGCTATATTGGGTAGAAAAGCCTGAAGAAAGCTGCTCACGTCCTACGAGATGCGGCTGTTTTGATGGAAAAATGAACACAAGCGTAACGCTTTTTGCCATATTAAGTACCTGGCAAACCAATTAATCCTCAGTTGATTGACCATTACAAAGATGCTTCAATTTAAATTCAAACA contains:
- the BCK1 gene encoding mitogen-activated protein kinase kinase kinase BCK1; translated protein: MPFLRKIAGTAHTHSRSDSSSSIKFGHQPTNSLGSTKSTSKSPRVTSRKSIYGDIKNQFPNAAPNSTSQLYETTPATEKSFNWTTDDHISATTVETPTSVTSTFYKSENRPGSFSDSRKSSGGNSVNSLSFDKLILSWDPTDPDEWTMNRVTSWFKFHDFPESWITFFKKHQLSGHRFIKLLAYENFAVYEKYLPQTKTASYTRFQQLLKKTMTKNVTNSHIRQKSASKLRGSRSSSESIKSKFKSSRSQEDISNSRSTSESALSPTKSGPSKTDEKNFLHSTQTHQKTKSASALYRRSFISLRGSSSTNDSSIKSPSNIKLSIPARPHSIIEPNNTLTKSASPPASPSYPSIFRRHHKSSSSESSLLNSLFGTGIGEEPSTRPNSQGHSISSENLAKVKTKHYETNVSSPLKQSSLHTSDDKGNLWNKFKRKSQIGAPSLNAAPHMALQATPSLKSSSSTTTLTTQTTQTTQTTQTTQINELPVQSSSPSPSLISKNVNENLEAMSTEGVYERPSTAAPSRLGPDYYNSDEVIPQPAKSHPYSVKNFLLEQKFYPMKKTTFGGSDNKYVLVTKDNWHFVPVNLQNVTSLYSFKESALSKLGISHKNVTFHMTDFDCEIGAALPDDTLEFLKKSLFLNTSEKIYVKDQTKLLQKSKSIAHNSENHAPLKSVKSKSSMRSGTSSLIASTDDVSIVTSSSDITSFDEHASGTGRRYPQTPSYYYDRVPNTSTNEELNYWNIKEVLSHEETAPKMVFKTSPKLELSLPDKANKLKIPTPITENESKSSFQVLRKDEGAEIDFNHRRESPYTKPELAPKREAPKPPTNTSPQRSLPSSKQNNTMRLMRASTKISRSKRSKPLPPQLLSSPVEASSSSPDSVTSSYTPASTHVLIPQPYKGANDAMRRLKTEQDSTSTSPSLKMKQKVNRSNSTVSTSNSIFYSPSPLLKRGNSKRVVSSTSAADIFEENDITFADAPPLSEDDDESDNNDSSSSDDIIWSKKKNGIEDKESKKDEKDDNDSTHSDEIFYDSEMQDTVERKMTFRPSPEVVYQNLEKFFPRANLDKPITEGIASPTSPKSLDSLLSTKSVTSPRTDPSTPSRPIPPDILNNSYELIQDSISNRNKSLNQTKAPKRTKTIRTIAHEASLARKKSVKLKRQNTKMWGTRMVEVTENHMVSINKAKNSKGEYKEFAWMKGEMIGKGSFGAVYLCLNVTTGEMMAVKQVEVPKYSSQNEAILSTVEALRSEVSTLKDLDHLNIVQYLGFENKNSIYSLFLEYVAGGSVGSLIRMYGRFDEPLIKHLTTQVLEGLAYLHSKGILHRDMKADNLLLDQDGICKISDFGISRKSKDIYSNSDMTMRGTVFWMAPEMVDTKQGYSAKVDIWSLGCIVLEMFAGKRPWSNLEVVAAMFKIGKSKSAPPIPEDTLPLITHVGRSFLDACFEIDPEKRPTATKLLSHKFSEVDVTFDFKSTRLAKFIKSNDKLNSSKLRITSQENKTA
- the TOK1 gene encoding Tok1p translates to MERPDHGSQPQVVEPRPDATMREADRIGAEELKESLRFRNERVSIINADPSSTFFVFWFVVSCYFPVIVACLGPVANTISIACVVEKWRSVRSNSVVMNSQSSDTDAVMNQVKTVFDPPGIFAVNILSLIFGVTSNIVLMLHFSRKLTYLKSQMINITGWTLAGGMLLVDVIVCSSHEMSSYYKKTIGFWFACYSSGLYLICTIILAVHFIGYKLQKYPPTFNLLPNERSIMAFTVLLSIWLIWGGGMFSALLHITYGNSLYFCTVSLLTVGLGDILPKTVAAKIMVLIFSLTGVVIMGLIVFMTRSIIQKSSGPIFFFHRVESGRSKAWKRYMDGNKISSQKEAFNLMKCIRRTATRRQHWFSLSVTLAIFMVFWLLGALVFKFSEDWSYFNCIYFCFLCLLTIGYGDFAPKSGAGRAFFVIWALGAVPLMGAILSTVGDLLFDISTSLDIKIGDSFNNKIKSIVFNGRQRALSFMVNTGEIFEESDTSGDNVGETPTSSQSCDISEDGDEISGDSDTGVTSPPATPQESLSTLSKATSPEGIFPLEYVSSAEYALGDSEASNLKKLQILLKAVKKLHRICLLNKDYTLTFSDWSYIRQLHLRNAPDVEGYTRGPEFWISPDTPLRFPLNEPHFAFMTLFKNIEELVGNLVEDEELYKVIAKRGNFGDHRKTL
- the KHA1 gene encoding Kha1p, with amino-acid sequence MANTIGGVLSGVNPFHYNASSPLTLFLFQACLILLVCNLVHIPFSMMRQPKVISEVIAGVILGPTVFGQIPNYTKTIFPPSSIPGLNLIANLGIILFMFFLGLEVDIAFIQKHLKKALAIGLTTLAVPFGFGCLLAIPLFNAYANKTEGARHIKFSVFMVFIAVSISVTAFPVLCRILNELRLIKDRAGIVVLAAGIINDIVGWILLALSIILSSSEGSPVNTVYILLIILAWFLIYFFPLKYLLRRILIKTHELDRSKPSPLATMCILFIMFISAYFTDIIGVHPIFGAFIAGLVVPRDDHYVVKLTERMEDIPNIVFIPIYFAVAGLNVDLTLLNQGRDWAYVFATIGIAISTKLVSGTLMAKLSGLFWRESAAAGVLMSCKGIVEIVVLTVGLNAGIISKKVFGMFVLMALVSTFVTTPMTLLVYPDSYREEVRKYLAKSEEGDGTVSVSNSESVNKSEFNTQLNSLTDVSKYSIGELVTVINTTEAISPSLKLLNYLSLGSSPKARSSRQKNETSLSRTTTATDSTSKSNTFKIKKMVHIWSKSIDDIDTNLSVIDENSGAFEGITALKAIHLRLLTERTTDLLQSSSLYNDDPHFTANTDSLLQIFDIFSHLSNMPFSSEVIFSTTREKAANIATMKMNPTDLVLLPLKGASYEYRGSPVLTDEKYVNFDHIYSHLLGLNELSSAFFKSIFQTLKANFAIQISNTYGRLNADRFKKKRFSLLLAKPYLTPSDYLGLYLLLLICYRDGFNNDNASCSIFINGQNTDFTRDLLATFAEHEWLNESTVQIVEIPFGTKSPQDTIERSSFIETVLDIGLSATALADIEETTFIIGEDLFDENEPFSEEVRAAIFEGSNRRFDTLVVHHFSPDRC